From a single Paenibacillus sp. FSL R5-0345 genomic region:
- a CDS encoding response regulator transcription factor, with protein MNILIADDEKHMTTILKTYFEKEGYNVWVAADGEEALELFFSNKIDLVVLDWMMPKRSGIEVCNEIKQVSLAKVVMLTARSSHDDEFSALDIGADEYIRKPFDPRILMLRIKKMLGTEKVAAIRDLEIDFERKKVYKNGEELSLYKKEFELLTFLYENKGRILSRDSLLSSVWGMDYLGEERTVDTHIKRLRDKIGADHVITHRGMGYSFHDKNQ; from the coding sequence TTGAACATTCTAATTGCCGATGATGAGAAACATATGACCACCATATTGAAGACTTATTTTGAAAAAGAGGGCTATAACGTTTGGGTAGCTGCGGATGGGGAGGAGGCGCTGGAGCTCTTTTTTTCGAATAAGATCGATCTTGTGGTCTTGGATTGGATGATGCCTAAGCGAAGCGGGATTGAGGTGTGCAATGAAATCAAGCAGGTTAGTTTAGCTAAAGTGGTGATGCTGACCGCCCGATCTTCCCATGACGATGAATTTAGCGCTTTAGATATCGGTGCAGATGAATATATTAGAAAACCATTTGATCCACGGATTTTAATGCTGAGAATTAAAAAAATGCTGGGTACCGAAAAAGTAGCTGCTATACGGGACTTAGAAATTGATTTTGAACGGAAGAAAGTGTACAAGAATGGGGAGGAGCTGTCCCTTTATAAAAAAGAGTTCGAGTTGCTCACCTTCCTATATGAGAATAAAGGCCGGATTTTGTCCAGAGATTCTTTGTTATCTTCCGTTTGGGGAATGGACTACCTCGGCGAAGAACGAACCGTGGATACACATATTAAGCGATTGCGCGATAAGATTGGAGCTGATCACGTGATCACACACAGGGGAATGGGGTACAGCTTCCATGATAAAAATCAATAA
- a CDS encoding DUF4023 domain-containing protein: MDDTHAFVEKVHDTQKKAEKNKEHHGKSTPSQKLPNKQHSK; this comes from the coding sequence ATGGACGATACTCATGCTTTTGTAGAAAAAGTACACGACACCCAAAAGAAAGCTGAAAAGAATAAAGAACATCATGGCAAAAGTACACCAAGTCAAAAGCTGCCAAATAAACAGCACAGTAAGTAA
- a CDS encoding GNAT family N-acetyltransferase → MNHTTFDEIFAIMEASFPTSEIRTYEGQLALLDVPHYRLITEVNAEGKIIAFIACWEFPGFRFVEHIAVDPSIRGGGIGKKLMEEYIRKSGKPVLLEVEPPLGEMEQRRIGFYERLGFHLNPYEYVQPPLREENADLPLQIMTYPNPVDEEEFNLYREILYTEVYKVTTPYQS, encoded by the coding sequence ATGAATCACACAACTTTTGATGAAATATTCGCTATTATGGAAGCCTCTTTTCCCACTTCCGAGATCAGAACCTATGAGGGACAACTGGCGTTATTGGATGTTCCACATTACCGATTGATTACCGAAGTGAATGCTGAGGGGAAAATCATTGCTTTTATAGCTTGCTGGGAGTTTCCAGGATTTCGATTTGTAGAACATATCGCAGTGGACCCAAGTATAAGAGGTGGAGGCATTGGTAAAAAGCTGATGGAGGAGTATATCCGTAAGTCAGGCAAACCTGTGCTTTTGGAAGTTGAACCGCCATTGGGTGAAATGGAACAACGGAGAATCGGTTTCTATGAGCGGCTGGGCTTTCATTTGAATCCTTATGAGTATGTGCAACCCCCTCTGCGTGAGGAAAATGCTGATTTACCGCTTCAAATCATGACCTATCCTAACCCTGTCGATGAAGAAGAGTTCAATTTATATCGAGAAATTTTATATACAGAAGTATATAAGGTTACAACACCGTATCAAAGTTAA
- a CDS encoding MBOAT family O-acyltransferase, with protein MVFSSLLFLFLFLPAVLALYYVSPWRIKNLILFLSSLVFYAWGEPVYIVIMLLSTVTDYGFGLLLSRPKLTTVQRKCIVVSSVIINLGLLSYFKYADFLIQNVNELLGTHIPLTDLPLPIGISFYTFQSMSYIIDVYRGTTKAQRNWIDFGTFVALFPQLVAGPIVQYNTIAEQLRERSVDIPMFAEGVRRFIIGLAKKVLLANNIGLLWHTISSSNLESMPALTAWLGIIAFAFQIYFDFSGYSDMAIGLGLMFGFRFNENFNKPYISQSITDFWRRWHISLSSWFRDYVYIPLGGNRRGLGIQVRNILIVWLLTGIWHGASWNFLFWGLYFGVILIFEKWWGLQLLSRLPRWTRHLYAVVLILIGWVLFAFEELPLVLSYLQAMLGFNGQPLWNTTTLYFTYTNAILLVVLTLASIPLKLSKRMDARSIPALVWYGVLFFLSVAYLVDATFNPFLYFRF; from the coding sequence ATGGTATTCAGCAGCCTACTCTTCCTATTCCTGTTTCTGCCGGCTGTCCTTGCACTCTACTACGTTTCGCCTTGGCGGATTAAAAACCTCATATTATTTTTGAGCAGTCTGGTGTTTTATGCATGGGGCGAACCCGTCTACATTGTAATTATGTTGCTGTCTACCGTTACGGATTACGGCTTTGGTCTACTTCTTAGTAGACCGAAGCTAACTACGGTGCAGCGCAAGTGCATTGTGGTTAGCTCCGTCATTATTAACCTGGGCTTATTGTCGTATTTTAAATACGCAGATTTTCTCATCCAGAATGTAAACGAACTCCTCGGCACTCATATCCCTTTAACTGATTTACCATTACCTATTGGGATATCGTTCTATACCTTTCAATCCATGTCCTACATCATTGATGTCTACAGAGGAACTACCAAAGCACAGCGGAATTGGATTGATTTCGGGACGTTTGTAGCTCTGTTTCCGCAATTAGTAGCCGGTCCTATCGTTCAATATAACACTATTGCAGAGCAACTACGTGAGCGTTCGGTGGATATCCCCATGTTCGCGGAAGGTGTAAGAAGATTCATTATCGGACTAGCCAAAAAAGTGCTGCTCGCCAATAACATTGGCCTGCTCTGGCACACCATATCCAGCTCCAATCTGGAGTCCATGCCTGCTTTAACCGCTTGGCTTGGCATTATTGCGTTTGCCTTTCAGATTTATTTTGATTTCAGTGGGTATTCGGATATGGCGATTGGCCTCGGCCTTATGTTCGGCTTCCGATTTAACGAAAACTTCAACAAACCTTATATATCACAGAGTATAACTGACTTCTGGCGGAGATGGCATATTTCCTTAAGCAGTTGGTTTCGTGATTACGTATATATCCCGCTTGGAGGCAACCGCCGGGGGTTAGGTATTCAAGTTCGCAATATCCTTATTGTGTGGCTGCTCACAGGAATCTGGCACGGGGCGAGCTGGAACTTTCTGTTCTGGGGATTATACTTCGGGGTCATTCTTATCTTTGAAAAATGGTGGGGACTACAACTGCTGAGCCGTCTACCGCGCTGGACTAGGCATCTCTATGCCGTTGTGCTTATTCTCATTGGATGGGTCTTGTTCGCCTTTGAAGAACTTCCGTTGGTACTTAGTTACTTGCAAGCGATGCTCGGCTTTAATGGCCAGCCATTGTGGAATACCACTACTTTATACTTCACTTACACAAACGCGATTCTACTCGTGGTATTAACTTTAGCCTCCATACCTTTGAAACTCTCCAAGCGTATGGATGCTAGATCGATTCCTGCTCTGGTCTGGTATGGCGTCTTATTCTTCTTATCTGTCGCTTACTTAGTGGATGCTACCTTTAACCCATTCTTATATTTCCGATTCTAA
- a CDS encoding DUF4358 domain-containing protein — MKKHTFILALTIVLSVVLSACASSNNEAAVETNLTAKEMVDEMLAKVEQPSLMEVEEDMVSQLYHLAPSLLEDYSIRMPMMNVKSNEIAILKVKDAKDISTVETAVKERAADIQKQFEQYLPDQYENAQNYKLVKKGNYILFVISESADQLVTEFDTLFTKK; from the coding sequence TTGAAAAAGCATACCTTCATTCTAGCGTTAACTATTGTATTAAGTGTGGTGCTTAGCGCCTGTGCCAGCAGTAACAATGAAGCCGCAGTAGAAACCAATCTGACGGCGAAAGAGATGGTCGACGAAATGCTTGCAAAAGTGGAACAGCCTTCATTAATGGAAGTTGAAGAAGATATGGTGAGTCAGCTGTACCATCTAGCTCCATCATTACTTGAAGATTATAGCATTAGAATGCCAATGATGAATGTGAAAAGTAATGAAATTGCTATTCTAAAAGTTAAAGATGCCAAAGATATCTCTACTGTCGAAACCGCAGTCAAAGAGCGTGCGGCAGATATTCAAAAGCAGTTCGAACAATACCTTCCGGATCAATATGAGAACGCCCAAAATTATAAGCTGGTCAAAAAAGGCAATTACATTTTGTTCGTGATTTCCGAGAGTGCGGATCAGTTGGTGACAGAATTCGATACCTTGTTTACTAAAAAATAA
- a CDS encoding HEAT repeat domain-containing protein — MIEELNNNELPENYEELKKAANRSADWRARLEAVEELGQTNHKQIIDILTRLMESDPVYTVQEAAYLKLKAFGEDVKAPSKNKPELVKGVSKILLRIKKSLPRDHSYEDFKEKLKKMRIDVYDTYEGEKGDDFDAWLMKMWTSANK; from the coding sequence ATGATCGAAGAACTAAACAATAATGAATTACCGGAGAATTACGAGGAATTAAAGAAAGCTGCGAACCGCTCTGCGGATTGGAGAGCCCGTCTAGAAGCAGTTGAAGAACTGGGACAGACTAACCACAAACAAATTATCGATATCCTGACGCGTTTAATGGAGAGCGATCCTGTATATACAGTTCAAGAAGCGGCTTACCTTAAACTGAAGGCATTCGGAGAAGATGTTAAAGCGCCATCCAAGAATAAACCGGAGTTAGTGAAAGGCGTTTCCAAAATACTCCTAAGAATTAAGAAGAGCCTGCCTAGAGATCATTCGTACGAGGATTTCAAAGAGAAGCTGAAGAAGATGAGAATCGACGTCTATGACACTTATGAAGGCGAAAAAGGCGATGACTTCGACGCGTGGCTGATGAAGATGTGGACTTCCGCGAACAAGTAA
- a CDS encoding sensor histidine kinase encodes MKTKINAIYDEVKDLSLDQLMDKETAIENNNNITIVRVENRGSTTEINDNIQFALFKDKVSLNKFWITEEVLQKVNEGNTVNLLFNQGKLKSSLLTKIYEQDGSLILIGTVVVHNTDALNIVNQLSFYSVLLGIIISLLLVAYYSKKIITPLEQLQDVAKDISNLDFKQVTIKSGDEIEELSKSINQMSQRLKSVHAELEKKNQSLNTLISSISHEVKTPLSLIQAYTIGIQDGLDDGTYTDIILEQVKYTSDMVDYLIKLSKIQKTEVHKEKFDLKELLLKVISQYNITLKNKNLTLQTDFHSVKRSIVEEDISQIEIVFNNLISNAIKYGEENVFGISLVNDTHDTLKFTITNKTSRLKEKHLAYIWDPFYVIDESRNKEISGTGLGLSIVAEILAKNDLKYEATLEDSYISFSVWFDVEVTENNC; translated from the coding sequence ATGAAAACCAAGATTAACGCTATTTATGACGAAGTAAAGGATCTCAGTCTGGATCAGCTTATGGACAAGGAAACAGCGATCGAGAACAATAACAATATAACGATTGTTAGGGTTGAAAATAGAGGAAGTACAACAGAAATTAACGACAACATACAATTTGCTCTCTTTAAAGATAAGGTATCACTCAATAAGTTCTGGATTACGGAAGAAGTCTTACAAAAGGTAAACGAAGGAAATACGGTGAATCTGTTATTTAATCAGGGGAAATTAAAGTCCAGCCTGTTAACGAAAATATATGAGCAGGATGGCAGTTTAATCCTCATCGGCACTGTGGTTGTGCACAATACAGATGCTTTAAACATCGTAAATCAACTCAGCTTCTACTCCGTTCTTTTGGGGATTATTATCAGCTTGCTGTTAGTGGCTTATTATTCGAAAAAGATCATTACCCCATTAGAGCAGTTACAGGATGTGGCGAAGGATATTTCCAATCTTGATTTTAAACAAGTGACGATTAAATCGGGGGATGAAATTGAAGAGTTATCTAAAAGCATTAATCAGATGAGTCAACGCCTAAAAAGCGTCCATGCAGAACTGGAGAAGAAAAATCAAAGCTTAAACACACTGATCTCAAGCATTTCACATGAAGTGAAGACACCGTTATCTTTAATCCAAGCCTATACGATTGGTATCCAAGACGGTCTGGATGATGGTACCTATACGGATATCATTTTGGAGCAGGTGAAATACACTTCAGATATGGTGGATTACTTGATTAAGCTGTCCAAGATTCAAAAGACCGAAGTGCATAAAGAGAAATTCGATCTTAAAGAGCTTTTGCTCAAAGTGATCTCACAATATAACATTACGCTTAAAAATAAAAACCTGACCTTACAGACTGACTTCCATTCGGTTAAACGATCCATCGTTGAAGAGGATATCAGCCAGATAGAGATTGTATTCAACAACTTAATTAGTAATGCCATTAAATATGGGGAAGAGAATGTCTTTGGAATCTCATTAGTAAATGATACTCACGACACTCTGAAGTTCACTATTACTAATAAAACCTCGCGCCTGAAAGAGAAGCACTTAGCCTATATCTGGGACCCGTTCTATGTCATCGACGAGTCTCGGAATAAAGAAATCTCCGGAACTGGACTTGGCCTGTCTATCGTCGCGGAGATTCTAGCTAAAAATGATCTGAAATACGAAGCCACATTAGAGGATTCGTATATTAGTTTTAGTGTTTGGTTTGATGTTGAGGTTACAGAAAATAATTGCTAG
- the mbcS gene encoding acyl-CoA synthetase MbcS, whose translation MLDNQQWIAPEYYNLTSEMERHAPEKIALKWLNELGDYEEITYGELRKQANRLAGGLAALGLEQGDRVLVMVPRRIIAYVIYLACLKLGLAIIPSSEMLRAKDLSYRLRHAEARAVIAWSEVTEEVNKISEDLPALDYRLSVSGSSDELGNGWLGLEELMIDQPDAFNTVESHRDDMAILAYTSGTTGNPKAVVHSHGWGYAHLRITSPQWLDIKETDTVWATAAPGWQKWIWSPFLSVLGNGATGFVYSGSFHPKKYLQLLQDHNIEVLCCTPTEYRLMAKLEDLSQYDLSHLRCAVSAGEPLNQEVINTFQREFNITIRDGYGQTESTLIIGTLKDTPIRIGSMGKSIAPGLVEVVDEDGIPLPAEVVGDIAVHLSMPALFHTYYKDPGRKESCTHGEFFVTGDRARKDEDGYFWFEGRGDDIIISSGYTIGPFEVEEALMKHASVKECAVVASPDEIRGHIVKAFIVLRDETTASPELVKELQSHVKEWTAPYKYPRKIEFIQDLPKTASGKIRRIELREQEKRAAQD comes from the coding sequence ATATTGGATAATCAGCAGTGGATCGCACCTGAGTACTACAATCTCACTTCGGAAATGGAACGTCATGCACCGGAAAAGATTGCACTTAAGTGGTTGAATGAACTGGGAGACTACGAGGAAATCACTTACGGAGAACTTCGCAAACAAGCTAACCGACTTGCCGGGGGACTCGCAGCACTCGGTCTCGAGCAAGGGGATCGTGTTCTTGTTATGGTTCCACGTCGAATCATCGCTTATGTCATCTATTTAGCATGTCTGAAGCTAGGACTTGCGATTATCCCTTCATCAGAAATGCTTCGCGCCAAGGATTTATCCTATCGTCTGCGGCATGCCGAAGCCAGAGCCGTTATTGCCTGGTCAGAGGTTACTGAGGAAGTAAATAAAATCTCGGAGGATCTGCCTGCTCTGGATTACCGTCTTTCCGTATCTGGCAGCTCTGACGAGCTCGGTAACGGATGGTTAGGTCTAGAAGAACTAATGATTGATCAACCGGATGCGTTCAATACAGTCGAAAGCCACCGTGACGATATGGCGATCTTGGCATATACCTCTGGAACAACCGGCAACCCTAAAGCAGTCGTTCATAGTCATGGTTGGGGTTATGCTCACTTGCGGATCACTTCCCCTCAATGGCTTGATATTAAAGAAACAGACACCGTCTGGGCAACAGCGGCACCGGGCTGGCAGAAGTGGATTTGGAGCCCCTTTTTGTCCGTCCTTGGTAACGGGGCGACCGGCTTTGTATATAGTGGATCTTTTCATCCTAAAAAATATTTGCAGCTGCTGCAGGATCACAATATTGAGGTGTTATGCTGTACACCAACCGAATATCGCTTAATGGCTAAATTGGAAGACCTCAGTCAATATGACTTGTCCCACCTTCGCTGCGCAGTTTCCGCTGGAGAGCCTTTGAATCAAGAGGTCATCAACACTTTTCAACGTGAATTCAATATCACGATTCGTGATGGCTACGGACAGACCGAAAGTACGCTTATCATCGGAACACTTAAAGATACGCCAATTCGAATAGGATCAATGGGTAAGTCTATTGCTCCCGGTCTAGTTGAAGTGGTAGACGAAGACGGGATTCCGTTACCTGCTGAAGTCGTTGGAGATATCGCAGTGCACTTAAGCATGCCAGCGTTATTCCATACCTATTACAAAGACCCCGGCAGAAAAGAAAGCTGCACTCACGGTGAGTTCTTCGTAACCGGCGACCGGGCGCGGAAGGATGAAGACGGTTATTTCTGGTTCGAGGGCCGTGGAGATGACATTATCATTAGCTCGGGTTACACCATTGGTCCTTTTGAGGTAGAGGAAGCCCTTATGAAGCATGCCTCAGTTAAAGAATGCGCGGTCGTTGCTAGTCCGGATGAAATCCGCGGACACATCGTTAAGGCTTTTATTGTACTAAGGGATGAGACTACGGCTTCTCCTGAGCTTGTGAAGGAACTGCAATCCCATGTTAAAGAGTGGACCGCTCCTTATAAATATCCTCGTAAAATCGAGTTCATTCAGGATCTTCCGAAAACTGCCTCCGGTAAAATACGGAGAATAGAGCTGCGGGAGCAGGAGAAACGTGCTGCGCAAGATTAA
- a CDS encoding DHHW family protein — protein sequence MKQRTDRILVVGFVATLFLVGITFFLLPVQRFSELENRYLQSAPRLTWDNLLSHTYAEEAENFVTDHFPFRAKWVWVKSAVEQMRLQQENNGIYKGKDGYLFEKFDAPDYTKVQQYAAAVKRFADKNPEVKTTFLLAPTSVGLYNERLPWLAPVYSQAEVNQKIADEVSDSLTFINGFDVLTPHAAEDIYYRTDHHWTTYGAYLAYLAYAESMGWQPLSQSEFEIETVSDSFLGSYHTRSQFIGVVPDSIQEYKPINEVSTKMHIVDTGETLSSMYDPSYLTKKDKYSYFLGGVHALMKITSQLDPKEVEQEKLLVIKDSYAHSVIPFLTQHVPEIHVIDIRYYNGSISEYMAQNDIKDVLMLFNTATFVDNSALLKLN from the coding sequence ATGAAGCAGAGGACGGATCGAATACTAGTGGTGGGATTTGTCGCGACGTTGTTTCTGGTGGGTATAACTTTTTTCTTACTGCCTGTTCAACGTTTCTCCGAGCTAGAGAATCGCTATTTGCAAAGCGCTCCCCGTCTGACATGGGATAATTTATTATCCCACACCTATGCGGAAGAGGCAGAAAACTTTGTAACCGATCATTTCCCTTTTCGAGCCAAATGGGTATGGGTGAAATCGGCGGTGGAGCAAATGAGGCTGCAGCAAGAGAATAACGGGATTTATAAGGGGAAAGACGGTTACTTATTCGAAAAATTCGATGCCCCTGATTACACTAAGGTTCAGCAATATGCAGCGGCTGTGAAACGTTTTGCTGATAAAAATCCTGAAGTCAAAACGACCTTTCTGCTTGCGCCTACATCGGTAGGCTTGTACAACGAACGTTTGCCCTGGTTAGCACCTGTATACTCACAAGCTGAGGTGAATCAAAAGATTGCTGATGAAGTAAGTGATAGCCTAACTTTTATAAATGGATTTGATGTGCTTACTCCGCATGCTGCAGAGGACATTTATTATCGGACCGATCATCACTGGACAACCTACGGCGCCTACTTGGCTTACTTAGCGTATGCTGAAAGTATGGGATGGCAGCCTCTGTCCCAGAGCGAATTCGAGATTGAGACGGTAAGCGATTCGTTCCTTGGAAGCTACCATACGCGGAGTCAATTTATCGGAGTGGTGCCAGATTCCATTCAAGAGTATAAGCCAATTAATGAAGTATCCACCAAGATGCATATTGTAGATACCGGTGAGACCTTATCAAGTATGTACGATCCAAGCTATCTAACGAAAAAAGATAAATACTCTTATTTTCTAGGCGGCGTTCATGCTCTTATGAAAATCACAAGCCAGCTTGATCCTAAAGAAGTCGAACAGGAGAAGCTGCTCGTCATCAAGGACTCCTATGCGCATAGTGTCATCCCTTTTTTGACTCAGCATGTACCGGAAATCCACGTGATCGACATTCGTTATTATAACGGGAGTATCAGTGAGTACATGGCTCAGAATGATATCAAGGATGTATTGATGCTGTTTAATACGGCTACTTTTGTTGATAATTCGGCGCTTTTGAAGCTTAACTGA
- a CDS encoding SMI1/KNR4 family protein produces MQTNKLTEQFQEYLKLSADLRPDYIASLGKGDNEAKITAIFPEAPELLKAIYSTVSGTSSEEEEPSLIEFIPGYRLIHINEYEAEMKILAGILEEKGHQADGVILPILTNYGSDFICYHKSADGVERVCDLLHDFGDLIVMYESPEKFLETLCEFYKQEVYFLDEEGYLDCDLVKEGEVGAALNPDAKYWSE; encoded by the coding sequence ATGCAAACTAACAAATTAACAGAACAATTTCAAGAATACCTTAAACTGTCTGCTGACCTACGTCCTGACTATATTGCCAGCTTAGGTAAGGGTGATAATGAAGCGAAGATTACGGCGATTTTTCCGGAAGCCCCTGAACTGTTGAAAGCTATTTATAGCACAGTTTCAGGTACAAGCAGTGAGGAAGAAGAACCAAGTCTGATCGAATTTATTCCGGGGTATCGTCTAATTCATATTAATGAATATGAAGCAGAGATGAAGATTTTAGCTGGAATATTGGAGGAAAAAGGCCATCAAGCGGATGGCGTTATCTTGCCGATCTTAACGAATTACGGTAGCGACTTCATTTGTTACCATAAATCCGCGGATGGTGTGGAACGAGTATGTGACCTGCTGCATGATTTTGGGGATCTGATTGTAATGTATGAATCACCTGAAAAGTTTCTGGAGACTTTATGTGAGTTCTACAAGCAAGAGGTTTATTTCCTGGATGAAGAGGGTTACCTCGATTGCGATTTAGTAAAAGAGGGCGAAGTAGGCGCAGCCTTGAACCCGGATGCAAAATACTGGTCTGAATAA